Genomic DNA from Gilliamella sp. ESL0441:
GTTTTGTCTATATTAAAAGGTATAGACAATCGCTGTAATAACCCTAAGCTACTAATTTAAACTCAATTACCTATATAAAGTCAAGAAATTATTAAAAAAACAAATAATTTGCATGAATTTAAATAATTTTATGTAAAGAATGCCGCTTGTTATTAATATGTTTATTAATAAATTATTTTTAATAATATCTTTACTATATCACATTAAAAATTTTATTTTTTAGCTTTAATAGCTTGTGCAATCTGTTCGGCTAATTTTACCACCACTGATTCATCAATCCCTTCTACCATTACTCGTATTAGTGGTTCAGTCCCTGATTTTCGTATTAACACTCGGCCATTTTCCGCCAGTTTTTTTTCTGCGCTCTCAATAACTGATTTTACCGTTGAATCGTTTAGTGGATCGTTTTCACCTGATGTACGAACATTAATTAATATTTGAGGTAGCATCGTCATTCCACTACATAAGTCAGCTAATGACATATCGTTGCGAACCATAGCACTTAAAACTTGTAGACCAGCAATAATTCCATCGCCAGTTGTTGTTTTGTCTAATAGCAAAACATGACCTGAGTTTTCAGCCCCTAAACGCCATTTCTTCTCAATAAGTTTTTCAAGGACATAACGGTCACCAACTTTAGCACGAACAAAAGGTATGCCAAGGTTTTTTAGTGCTATTTCAAGTCCCATATTGCTCATCAATGTACCAACAACACCACCTTGTAGTTGACCTTGTCTGAGTGCTTCGCGAGCAATGATATAAATAATCTGATCGCCATCAATTTTTCGACCTTCATGGTCAACCATTATAATGCGATCACCATCCCCGTCTAATGCAAAACCTAAATCTGCTTGTTCATCAATAACTCGTTTTGACAATGCTCTGACATCAGTAGCACCACAATTTTCATTAATATTTACACCGTCAGGTTCACAGCCAATTTTGATGACTTTTGCGCCTAGCTCACGCAATACTTTTGGCGCAATATGGTAGGTTGCGCCATTCGCACAATCGACTACAATTTTCAGACCCGATAGACTTAGCTCATGATCAAAGGTGCTTTTACAAAATTCGATATAACGGCCTGCAGCATCCGTAATACGGCTGGCACGTCCTAATTGTTTGGATTCGACACAATCTATATTTTTTTCTAATTCTGCTTCAATTTCTAATTCAATTGAATCTGCAAGTTTTTTCCCTTCGGTAGAAAAAAATTTAATACCATTATCATAGAAAGGGTTGTGTGAAGCAGAAATGACAACACCCGCATCAGCTCGAAAAGTTCGAGTTAAGTATGCGATAGCAGGCGTTGGCATTGGGCCTGTAAAGGCAGCAGCAACACCGGCAGACGCAAATCCTGCTTCAAGTGCTGATTCAAGCATGTAGCCTGATATCCGTGTATCTTTACCAATTAAGACTTTTTTCACGCCGTCTTTAGCTAATATCCGCCCAGCAGCCCAGCCTAATTTAAGAGCAAAATCCGGAGTAATAGGGTATTGCCCAACTTTACCTCGAATACCATCCGTACCAAAATATTTTCGTTCAGACATCTTATTTCCTCATATTAAGGTCTAACTCTTGATAAATCTGTTAGTATTTTATTGCATAAATTTCGTTTTTATCTTGTATAAATAGTGAAGATAATATGTATGTTTAAATTTAAAACTATTCTCTGTTGTCATTGGCAAATTTTAATAAAACTTGGCTTTCTTTGATAAAGCGTTGTGCATAAGGACCAAACCATTTTGTAACTTGATTAAAATTCTCAACAAATTTACCTTTATCGCGTTGCTCAATCAAGTTGACCATTTGCCCAAAACAATGATAATAACGTTTAATCAATTCAATATTATCGTCTGATGCCATAATAATATCGGCATAAAGTTCAGGGTCTTGAGCAAATAGCCTTCCGACCATCATTAATTCAAGGCGATATATAGGTGAAGATAACGCAATTAATTGTTCTAAATCTGCTTGCTCGCGTTGTAAATTAACCCCATAGGAAAAAGAGGTGAAATGGCGTAATGCTTGGATAAATGACATGCATTTGTCATGCTCTTTGGCACTTATAGCACATAAGTTTGCCCCCCAAATTCGCATTTGATCGATAAGCCATTGGTATTTTTCTGGCTCTCTTCCTTCACAATACACTATAATTTGTTTCGCTAAATTAGGCACATCAGGACCAAACATAGGGTGTAAGCCAACGACAGGGCCTGGATGTTTTTCTAACATGGCTTGAAGCGGTTTTACTTTGATAGATGTAAAATCGGTTAATATACAATTTTTAGGTAGAGTAGGTAATTGTTGAATGATTTGACAGGTTTTATTTATTGGTACGGTCACAATAACTGCAGCAGCATCGGCAACTACCTGCGAGGCTTGATGCATAGTTTTTGAGCCTAATGTTTTTACCTCATAACCTGAAAGCGTAAATAATCGAGCAAATAATCGCCCCATTTGTCCATTGCCACCGATAATAACAATTGATCCTCGGCCTTTATAAACTTTTTTAAAACCTTTGTCGTTTTC
This window encodes:
- the glmM gene encoding phosphoglucosamine mutase — protein: MSERKYFGTDGIRGKVGQYPITPDFALKLGWAAGRILAKDGVKKVLIGKDTRISGYMLESALEAGFASAGVAAAFTGPMPTPAIAYLTRTFRADAGVVISASHNPFYDNGIKFFSTEGKKLADSIELEIEAELEKNIDCVESKQLGRASRITDAAGRYIEFCKSTFDHELSLSGLKIVVDCANGATYHIAPKVLRELGAKVIKIGCEPDGVNINENCGATDVRALSKRVIDEQADLGFALDGDGDRIIMVDHEGRKIDGDQIIYIIAREALRQGQLQGGVVGTLMSNMGLEIALKNLGIPFVRAKVGDRYVLEKLIEKKWRLGAENSGHVLLLDKTTTGDGIIAGLQVLSAMVRNDMSLADLCSGMTMLPQILINVRTSGENDPLNDSTVKSVIESAEKKLAENGRVLIRKSGTEPLIRVMVEGIDESVVVKLAEQIAQAIKAKK
- the tyrA gene encoding bifunctional chorismate mutase/prephenate dehydrogenase gives rise to the protein MTTELLKLRDKIDEVDKSILSLITQRLALVEEVGEVKSKYGIPIYDPKREAEMLAKRRQEAENLGISPALIEDILRRLMRESYISENDKGFKKVYKGRGSIVIIGGNGQMGRLFARLFTLSGYEVKTLGSKTMHQASQVVADAAAVIVTVPINKTCQIIQQLPTLPKNCILTDFTSIKVKPLQAMLEKHPGPVVGLHPMFGPDVPNLAKQIIVYCEGREPEKYQWLIDQMRIWGANLCAISAKEHDKCMSFIQALRHFTSFSYGVNLQREQADLEQLIALSSPIYRLELMMVGRLFAQDPELYADIIMASDDNIELIKRYYHCFGQMVNLIEQRDKGKFVENFNQVTKWFGPYAQRFIKESQVLLKFANDNRE